CTCTGCGACACGGTCACCTTGCTGCTGGTTGGCGCCAGGCGGCATCCGATGACGGGAATGCGCGTGACTTTGACCAACGCCTGTCCCGTGGCCTGATCCGCTTCCGCGGTGATCACGGCATCCCCCGCACTGACCGCCGCGAGGTTGCCGTTCTGGTCGACCGAGACGATGGCCGAATTGCTCGAACCCCAGCGGAACGTGCGGCCGGAGATGACGAGGCCCTGCGCATTGCGCGCCACGGCCGTGAGCTGACGGGTGTTCGTTTCACGCAGCGTGAGCGTGCTCGGCGTGACCGTCACCGAATTTGCCGCTTCGGGTGTCACGGTCACCGCCACCGATGCGGACTTGCCGTTCGCTTCCGCCGACACGGTGGTCACACCGACAGCCACGGCAATCACGTTGCCTTCGCTCGTCACCGTGGCCACGGCCGTATTGGCCGAGGAAAAGGCCGGCTTCTTGTTGCGGATGGTGTTCCCGTCGCAGTCGAACGCGGTGGCGACGACCTGCGCCGAGCCGTTCACCGGCAACGACAGGGAAATGGGTGCGACGGTGACCGAGCAGGCCTGCTTCGGCTTGAGATCGAGGCAGCCGCCGAGCGCGGCCAGCATCAGCAGGGCCGCCGACGCACCGGCGCGTCGGGAGCGTGACATCACGTGGGGGGCTGCGACCCGCATGCAGGTCCGTCCTGTCATCAAAAGAAGTTGAGAAGGGAGATCGACGATCGTGTACGACGGTCGTCGGTGGACTCCCCGGAAATTTCTGGCACCGGGCGCGAAAACACTGTGAGGCACCGCACCAGGTCGTGATCAGAGGACGCCTCGTGACCGGCGGCCGTAACCGCCGCGAATCGTCACAGTCCCGGCACGCCCTCCGGCACAACCTGACTGGCCGGGCGTGGCCGGGCAAGCGGCCCCACCTGCTACTTTTCTCTCCGATGCAGACCCCGGCTTCCGCGGCGCGTTCCCTCCACTCTCCCGGCCCTTCCGGTGAAGCCTCTCGCGCAGGCTTCTACGACGTGTCGTCCGACTGGCGACAGGCGATCGGCTGGGTGATCGGTGCGTTGCTGTTACGGACCCTGTTGTCGGTGCTCGTCCCGCTGCTGCCCGACGAGACGTACTACTGGGAATGGTCGCGTCGGCTCGCGGCTGGATATTTCGACCATCCCCCGGGTATCGCGGGGTTGATTGCGATCGGAACGGCCCTGGCGGGCCCGACCGTGGCTGGCGTGCGCGCGGGGCCGGCGCTGGCGGCCCTGCTCACACATCTGGCGGCGGTGGCTTGCGCCTGGCATCTGGCCGGCCGCGGCCTGGCAGGGGCGCGGGCCGCCCGCCGCGCGGCGCAGCTGGTGGCGCTGCTGCCCATCGCCACGCTGGGGCTGGTGCTGGCCACACCCGACGCGTTGCTCTTCGCGGCGGCCATGATCGCGCTACTGGCCGTGGAACGCGCCCTGGCCGCGCCCCTGCGTTCGCGGGCGTCGCTGGCCTGGTGGACCGCGGCCGGCATCGGCCTGGGCCTCGCGTTCGTGGCCAAGTACACCGCCGTGCTGCTGCCCATGGGGCTCGTCATCGCCTGTGTGGTCCATCCGGTGCTGCGCCGTCGCTTCGCTGAACCGGGGCCGTGGGTGGCCAGCGCGGTGGCCCTGCTGCTGTTTGCACCGGTGGTGTTCTGGAATGCCGCCAATGACTGGGTCTCATTCCGCTTTCAGCTGGGGCACGGGTTCACTCCCAGCGCACGCGGCAATCCGCTGTCGCGCGAACTCGAGATGATTGGCGGACAGGCCGGGCTGGCGTCGCCCATCCTGTTCGTGCTGATGGCCATGGTGGTCTGGCTTGCCCTGCGCGACGGATGGCGTGCCCGTAACGCGGCAGCGGCCACCGATGCGCTCACCGATCCCGTCATCCGCCGCTTTGCGCTGGCGGTGATTGCGCTCGCGCCCCTCGTGTTCTTCGCCATCAGTGCCTGGCGTCGTTCGGTGGAAGCCAACTGGCCGGCGATGATCTATCCCGGTGCGATGATGCTGCTGGCCACCAGCGACCGCCCATGGGCATTGGGGGCCTGGTGGCGGCGTGGGCTCTGGTTCGCGGCCGTGTTGCTGGCCGTGGTCACGCTGCAGGCGTGGCGTCCGGTGCTGCCACTCGTGCCACGCAAGGATCCCATCGCGCGGGCACACGGATGGACCACATTGGCGCGGGCCGTGGACAGCGTGCGCGCTGCGGCGTTTCCGGACACCGGCGTCCGCACCTGGGTCGCGGCCGACCGGTATCAGGATGCGTCGGAACTCGCGTTCCACCTCGTTGGCCAGCCCGTCGCGTTTGCTCTCAACCTCGGCGGCCGCACCAATCAGTACGACGTATGGCCCAATGCGTGGCAGCGCATCCGTCCGGATGACGGGCTCGTGGCTGTGTTCGATGCCGATGCCAAGGGCGATTCTCTCGCGACTCTGGTGGGTGGCTGGTTCGATCATCGGCAGCAGGGACCCACGGTCTCGCTGCAACGCAACGGCGGCGAGATTACCACGCGTCGCATCTGGGTGTATCGTACCGCCCGCGTCGTGCCTCGCGAGCACCCCGCGCCATTGGCACCCTGATGCATCCGGATGCATCCTGGTGCATCCTGGTGCCTCTTCGTGCCTCCCGATGCACGCGACTTCGGATGTACACGATCTCATGACCCCATCTCTCAGTCTGTCCGCGGTGCTCGTCGTGGCACTCGGTGGTGCGCTTGGCTCGATGGCCCGCTATGTCGCCGGTGTACTGCTGATGCCGGCGAGTGGGGGATTTCCCGTGGGGACGCTGGTCGTGAACGTGCTGGGTGCCTTCCTCATCGGTCTCTTCGCGCGACTGGCCATCACGTCCGAATCGGAACAGTTGCTGCGGCTGGCGCTCACGACGGGCTTCTGCGGAGGCTTCACCACGTTCTCCACGCTCAGCGCCGAAACGCTCACCCTGGTGCAGGAGGGGCGTACCGCGCGCGCCGTGCTCTACATCGCCTGTAGTCTCGTGCTGGGACTCGGTGCCACTGCGCTCGGCCTCCTCATCGTGAAGCCGCGCATGCAGCCGTGAACCGCTAAGAACAGTCAAGAACCTCCGTGAACCGTCGGAAAACGTCGCACACGGCTGTGAGCATCCACGCGACCCGTGCTTCCTTTGCCGTTCCCCGATCCGTCGAACGATGACCATGCCTACCATTCCTGCCGATCTCGCCGCGTGGTGCACTGCCAACGACCAGCACGCGCTCGACGAACTGTTCGCGCTGCTGCGCATCCCGTCGGTGTCGGCGCGCTCGGAACACAAAAATGACTGCGCAGCGGCGGCCCGGTTCGTGGCCGACGGACTCACGCGCATCGGCTTCACCGCCACCATCGAGCCCACGCCCGGTCATCCCATCGTCGTGGGGGAATGGCGGGGCGCCGGCTCCAACGCGCCTACGTTGCTCATCTACGGACACTACGATGTGCAGCCGGCCGAACCGCTGGAGCTGTGGACCTCACCGGCGTTCGAACCCACCATCCGCGACGGCCGCATCTACGCACGTGGCTCGGTCGACGACAAGGGACAGTTGCATCTGCACCTGAGAGCGCTCGAAGCCCATCTGGCGGTACGGGGCACGTTGCCGGTGAATGTCATCGTGCTGGCGGAAGGGGAAGAGGAAGTCGGCAGCGCGAACCTCGAAGCGTTTCTCGAACGCGAGAAGACACGCCTGGCCTGCGATGCCGTCGTCATCTCCGATTCCACCATGTTCGCGCCCGGCATCCCGAGCATTCTCTCGTCACTGCGCGGCATGGCCTATCTGGAGATCAACGTGCAGGGAGCCCAAGGCGATCTGCACAGCGGCATGTACGGCGGCGCCGTCGTGAATCCGGCCATGGCGCTCGCGCGCATCCTGACCACCATGCACGATGCCGACGGACGCATCGCGATTCCGGGATTCTACGACGATGTCCGTCCGTTCCCCGATCATGTGCGCGCAGCGATGCGCGAACTGCCGTTCAGCGATGCCCAGCTCATGCACGAGGTGGGTGTCACCGCGCTCGGAGGTGAAGCCGGCTACACCACGCTCGAGCGGTTGTGGACGCGTCCTACCTGCGAAGTGAATGGACTGCTCAGCGGTTACACCGGTGAAGGCGCCAAGACCGTGCTGCCGGCAAAATCGATGGCCAAAGTGAGTTTCCGACTCGTGCCCGATCAGGATCCGGCGGTGATCGCCGCGCTCGTGGACGCGCATGTTCAGCGTGTGGCGCCGCCCGGTGTGTCGGTCACGGTCGAATATCTGCATGGCGGACGTCCGTGGCGGGCCGATCTGCAGGGACCGATCATCGAAGCCGGCAAACTCGCGCTCGAAGCCGCGTTCGGACGGGCGCCCGTCATCACGGGGGAAGGGGGCAGTATTCCCGTGGTCGGGGATTTTGAACGCATCCTCGGGGCACCGGTGCTGCTCATGGGTTTCGGGCTGCCCGGCGAGAACGCGCATGCGCCCGACGAGTGGATTGCCGTCGCGAACTACCAGACCGGCATACGCGCGGCGGCGGCACTTTACGAAGAGTACCGCCGCCAGCACATCCCTGGTTCATGAATCACCCGTAGTCACGGCAATCATCTGTGACGTGCCGGGTTCTGCGCACGGGGGGGGCGTGCAATCGCACGCCCCCCCGTGTCATTCATCGTCATTGCATCGGTTCAGAATTGCATCGGCTCAGAACGAGCCCAGAATGTCGTCCGAGGAGTCCTCGTCGAACGGAATGAGCGCGGCGGCATTCACCGGAAACACATCGTCCGTTGCTCCATGGCTCGCACCATTCGCCGACGCGGTGGCCCGGGTATTCTTCGCCTTGCTCCGGGGCGCCGCAGCGCTGCGGGCCTTGCTGCCGCCGCGTGACGCGCTCGGCGGCACCGGCGGCGCACTCACCGCCGCCCGGCGCGTCGAGGCCGACGTCGGTGCGACCAGCGGAGCCGAGACCGACTCCACACGCGTCTGACCGAGCTCGAACTGCGAGGCCAGATCCTGCATCTCCGCCGACTGCGCCGAGAGTTCCGCCGCGGCGCTGGCCGACTCTTCGGCGTTGGCCGCCGTACGCTGCGTCAGTCCGCTGATCTGCGACATCGCCACCGTCACTTCGGCCAGCTCCTTCTCCTGCTCCACCGCGCCCTCGGCGATGTTGTTCATGATCGTCGCCGCGCGCTGCACACCGGTGCGGATCTCTTCGAGACGACGGGTCACGCTCTCGTTGAGTTGCACGCCGGTTTCGGCCTTCTGCACCGATTCCTCGATGAGCGTGGCCGTGTTGCGTGACGCTTCGGCGCTGCGCAGGGCGAGCGCCCGCACTTCCTCGGCGACCACCGCGAAACCGCGGCCCGCATCGCCGGCGCGTGCCGCTTCGACGGCGGCATTGAGTGCCAGCAGGTTCGTCTGGAACGCGATCTCGTCGATCGTCTTGACGATCTTCGCCGTCGCGTCGGCCGAGCGCTTGATCTCGGTCACGGCATCGGCGAGTGCGGTCATGCG
The sequence above is drawn from the Gemmatimonas aurantiaca genome and encodes:
- a CDS encoding glycosyltransferase family 39 protein, which translates into the protein MQTPASAARSLHSPGPSGEASRAGFYDVSSDWRQAIGWVIGALLLRTLLSVLVPLLPDETYYWEWSRRLAAGYFDHPPGIAGLIAIGTALAGPTVAGVRAGPALAALLTHLAAVACAWHLAGRGLAGARAARRAAQLVALLPIATLGLVLATPDALLFAAAMIALLAVERALAAPLRSRASLAWWTAAGIGLGLAFVAKYTAVLLPMGLVIACVVHPVLRRRFAEPGPWVASAVALLLFAPVVFWNAANDWVSFRFQLGHGFTPSARGNPLSRELEMIGGQAGLASPILFVLMAMVVWLALRDGWRARNAAAATDALTDPVIRRFALAVIALAPLVFFAISAWRRSVEANWPAMIYPGAMMLLATSDRPWALGAWWRRGLWFAAVLLAVVTLQAWRPVLPLVPRKDPIARAHGWTTLARAVDSVRAAAFPDTGVRTWVAADRYQDASELAFHLVGQPVAFALNLGGRTNQYDVWPNAWQRIRPDDGLVAVFDADAKGDSLATLVGGWFDHRQQGPTVSLQRNGGEITTRRIWVYRTARVVPREHPAPLAP
- the crcB gene encoding fluoride efflux transporter CrcB, coding for MTPSLSLSAVLVVALGGALGSMARYVAGVLLMPASGGFPVGTLVVNVLGAFLIGLFARLAITSESEQLLRLALTTGFCGGFTTFSTLSAETLTLVQEGRTARAVLYIACSLVLGLGATALGLLIVKPRMQP
- a CDS encoding dipeptidase, whose protein sequence is MTMPTIPADLAAWCTANDQHALDELFALLRIPSVSARSEHKNDCAAAARFVADGLTRIGFTATIEPTPGHPIVVGEWRGAGSNAPTLLIYGHYDVQPAEPLELWTSPAFEPTIRDGRIYARGSVDDKGQLHLHLRALEAHLAVRGTLPVNVIVLAEGEEEVGSANLEAFLEREKTRLACDAVVISDSTMFAPGIPSILSSLRGMAYLEINVQGAQGDLHSGMYGGAVVNPAMALARILTTMHDADGRIAIPGFYDDVRPFPDHVRAAMRELPFSDAQLMHEVGVTALGGEAGYTTLERLWTRPTCEVNGLLSGYTGEGAKTVLPAKSMAKVSFRLVPDQDPAVIAALVDAHVQRVAPPGVSVTVEYLHGGRPWRADLQGPIIEAGKLALEAAFGRAPVITGEGGSIPVVGDFERILGAPVLLMGFGLPGENAHAPDEWIAVANYQTGIRAAAALYEEYRRQHIPGS